The genomic interval CTCATCAAATGTGGTCAGTGAGCTGGTGTACACATTGTCCAATATGCTGGTGTTCTATAACGATCGGATCATCGAAAAAGCACGCAATGCCGAGGCGAATTCTGTAATCCAGCTGCAATCGAAACTTTGCTACCGTCTAAAGGTCACGTTGACGACACTTGAATATAGCGAGGTTTTCATCGAGATATCAGCCCGCCGGCTTTTCGGTCAATCCGGCAAATGGCTAGTGATAGCGCTAATACAGGCCTTCAAGGCAGCGGGCCGTTTCTTTATCTTGAAGCACTCCACCTCGGATATAATAACCTCACCGCCCATTGCCGCCCTGAATCGAAGGGCCGTCGGCAAGCAGAGGAAAAATTCTGGGGATGGGGCAGTATCCTTGACGAACGATTTGCTGCAATCCCAGCACTCAATCACCTTCCAATTAAAGCGATCTGGCCGTGTTATTCGCAAGGTGGAGGGTGCTCCTCCCCTGCAATATCGCGACTTCAAGCTTCATATAGACAACAATGAAGCCGTGAAGACGCAAATTCCGCGGAAACTCCTGCAAGCCGAATACCTGTATATATCGAAGCCGCTGATCCACCTGGTCGCCATGGGGTTGTTCGGACAGAGAAGTTGGAAACAGTATATGGTAGCATTATCCATGGATTTGTATAGCATTCACCTGTACCGTCAGCATCGCGACCTAATGTccaagcaacaaaaacttgaGCTAAGCAGGCGATGCATAAACATCATGTACTTCCTGGTCCGATCGCCGTTCTATGACAGCTTCACCAAATCCAGACTGGACCGGATTCTCGACTTTGTGGCCACAAGCGTGCCCATTGCTAAGGTGGTGGCTAAACCCCTTAAAGATTACATTCCCACGTGGCAAACCACTTACTTCTATCTGTGGTCTACTTAGGCATTTCAGATAGAGCGAAAGTATTCCCCTAGGCTAAGTTTTAAAGTTACAGGTGTGGATGCATTTGGAGTGTACAGAGGGTGGGTTGACTTTTGGTCTCTGGAATTTTAAACCCggaaaataaaactaaaactcAAGTCGTAAACTAGTGACTAACTTCCGATACGTTTATAGTTAGCTTTCCTACACGGGTTTGCCACtcttgaaatgaaaaatacatCAATTGTTTTGTatggcattttaaattatatatggaacaatatttttacacatacaattaaacgaaatttttCACTTACATCGCTAACTATACATAACAATTAATTGTAATCGTAATGGGCTAAAAACACACAGAATCAGAACTTCAGACTGAATCCCGGTCCCATGGCCAACTGGCGTTGCGTTAATCCAGCGTTCAGGACAAATCCCGTGCTAGCCGACGATCCACCAGCTCCGTGGCTCTTTTTGTTGCCAGTGATAATCCCAGATGAGAGCTTGTTTCCCGGACCCACAGCAATGGGCTCATCGCGGCCTAGCTGCTTGAACTGCGAGCCACCGGACGGTGGTTTGGGGGATGAGGCTTGTGCCTTGCGGGCTCCCAATTCACTCTTGGCCGGCCAGGTGGGAAACATGGAGGGATCGATGGGCAATGGCAGCTCCTTGAAGAAGCCATGCTTTAGTGCCGCGTCGGCGCTCAGTCTTTGTTTCGGATCGTACGTAAGCAGACCCTGCAGCA from Drosophila yakuba strain Tai18E2 chromosome 3L, Prin_Dyak_Tai18E2_2.1, whole genome shotgun sequence carries:
- the LOC6534746 gene encoding peroxisomal membrane protein PEX16, which produces MDTLKGMLKAYEAWVAKNPDVVGDFETTVKWVSYFIAGRISSSNVVSELVYTLSNMLVFYNDRIIEKARNAEANSVIQLQSKLCYRLKVTLTTLEYSEVFIEISARRLFGQSGKWLVIALIQAFKAAGRFFILKHSTSDIITSPPIAALNRRAVGKQRKNSGDGAVSLTNDLLQSQHSITFQLKRSGRVIRKVEGAPPLQYRDFKLHIDNNEAVKTQIPRKLLQAEYLYISKPLIHLVAMGLFGQRSWKQYMVALSMDLYSIHLYRQHRDLMSKQQKLELSRRCINIMYFLVRSPFYDSFTKSRLDRILDFVATSVPIAKVVAKPLKDYIPTWQTTYFYLWST